Proteins co-encoded in one Chloroflexota bacterium genomic window:
- a CDS encoding type II secretion system GspH family protein, with amino-acid sequence MRNGEKGYTLIELIIATTILVLVSGAASIAIFQIMKGTERNNTHINAVRQVQTAGYWISRDARMAQ; translated from the coding sequence ATGAGAAACGGCGAAAAAGGGTACACACTAATCGAATTAATTATAGCTACCACCATCCTCGTACTGGTGAGTGGGGCGGCCAGTATAGCTATATTTCAGATTATGAAGGGTACCGAGAGGAACAATACCCATATAAACGCAGTACGCCAGGTGCAGACTGCCGGATACTGGATTAGCCGTGATGCCAGAATGGCACAGAG
- a CDS encoding type II secretion system F family protein → MVYQYLAYNEQGVLVKGRVPAANEEAANDLLNYAGYQAVSLKPYIPFVNANRLKAFLFHVKPGDIILIYRQMAMLLESGIDIVASLELLQEQATSRAVKKVLGDVISDLRAGHQLSRALSKHPRAFSPIYCRLIGVGEQSGDLETVLNQVADYMEKEVTTAKETKSALMYPVITSIVTVGVIAVLVTFVLPSFGSLYSSLGVEMPASARLLIDLSGKLKEYWTFLMLGMLAVLGLSYFYIRTPNGRAKWDKLILRLPLLGRVIHLSELSRLCRSMSLLFRSGLPLTEILPLLVQSSRNQAMSKALTEVQQDMIKGEGISRPMGKNKLFLPMMVQMVRVGEETGNLDATLLAVARSYDAEAEDKTRSLIALIQPAMTLIIGGVIAAIAFSLVSAMYSIYGQGF, encoded by the coding sequence ATGGTGTACCAATACTTGGCATATAATGAACAGGGTGTGTTAGTTAAAGGCAGAGTTCCTGCCGCAAATGAAGAAGCGGCAAACGACCTGCTAAACTATGCCGGTTATCAGGCAGTCAGCCTCAAACCATATATCCCCTTCGTCAATGCGAATAGGTTAAAGGCGTTTCTATTTCATGTCAAACCCGGGGATATCATCCTTATATACCGGCAGATGGCCATGCTGCTGGAGTCCGGTATAGATATCGTTGCCTCGCTGGAACTGCTGCAGGAACAGGCCACCAGCCGCGCCGTAAAGAAGGTCCTGGGCGATGTAATTTCAGACCTGCGCGCCGGTCACCAGCTATCAAGGGCTCTGAGCAAGCACCCCCGTGCCTTTTCCCCTATTTACTGCCGGCTGATAGGCGTTGGTGAGCAGAGCGGTGACCTGGAAACGGTGCTCAACCAGGTGGCCGATTATATGGAGAAAGAGGTCACCACCGCCAAGGAGACCAAAAGCGCACTGATGTATCCGGTGATTACCTCGATTGTTACCGTCGGGGTCATTGCCGTTCTGGTGACCTTTGTCCTGCCCAGCTTTGGCAGCCTGTACAGTTCGCTGGGCGTTGAGATGCCCGCATCCGCCAGGCTGCTTATCGACCTTTCCGGAAAGCTGAAGGAGTACTGGACTTTCCTCATGCTGGGCATGCTGGCGGTCCTGGGCCTGTCTTATTTCTACATCAGAACGCCTAACGGCCGTGCCAAATGGGATAAACTTATCCTGCGTCTGCCGTTGCTCGGGCGTGTAATCCACCTGAGCGAGCTTTCCCGTCTCTGCCGGAGCATGTCATTGCTGTTCCGCTCTGGCCTGCCCCTGACCGAAATCCTCCCCCTGCTCGTCCAGAGCAGCCGGAACCAGGCAATGTCCAAAGCGCTCACCGAAGTCCAGCAGGATATGATCAAGGGCGAAGGAATATCACGGCCAATGGGCAAAAACAAACTCTTCCTGCCCATGATGGTGCAGATGGTAAGGGTCGGCGAGGAAACGGGCAACCTTGACGCTACCCTGCTCGCCGTTGCCCGAAGCTATGACGCGGAAGCTGAGGACAAAACCCGCTCTCTCATCGCACTGATACAACCGGCTATGACGCTGATTATCGGCGGAGTCATCGCTGCCATCGCCTTTTCTCTGGTTTCAGCCATGTACTCTATCTACGGACAGGGATTCTGA